A single region of the Plasmodium reichenowi strain SY57 chromosome Unknown, whole genome shotgun sequence genome encodes:
- a CDS encoding glycophorin binding protein, with product MRISKGTNIKSTGVSNCKNCSKYSLMEVQKENEKKRSLSAFNCKNFILIFGIIYVALL from the coding sequence ATGCGTATTTCTAAAGGAACTAATATTAAATCTACAGGAGTTTCAAATTGTAAAAATTGCTCtaaatattctttaatGGAAGTACAAAAggaaaatgaaaagaaacGTTCCTTAAGTGCCTTTAATTGCAAAAATTTCATATTAATTTTtggaataatatatgtagCATTATTG